Sequence from the Ooceraea biroi isolate clonal line C1 chromosome 2, Obir_v5.4, whole genome shotgun sequence genome:
TCTGCGGTATCGGATTGGAAATCTCCAGGTTCCTCAGGATCTCCTTGTCGATAACTTTGTTGGCTTTGTGATGTTGGCTTCTTGGTAATGAATTCGTATTTTTGTCATGCGAACTCTGGGAATTACTTCTCATGATGCCGGAACCAGGGCGCAACATCGACGCGATGCGGTTGAGCGTGCTGCTACCTTTCTCTACCTTCTTCTCGGGCTCTGGCAGGATCACGTTTGTCAGGGGTGTACTGTTGGGTCTCTGTGGTCTTACCGGCGCAGACAGGATTGGCGGTGCCGGAGCTGGACGCGTGGGTACGTCTGGAGCGGGTCTAGTGGGTACTTTGGCTACCAGTTCGACGGATGTACAGGTAGTAGCTGCTAGCACGGGACTGCTGATCAATGGTCGCGCCGTAGATCCGGGATTCAGCGGTGGCAACATCGGCGCGGCAGAGTTCGTGTCGTTGATGCTAGAATTCAGCAGACCGCTTCTTTGCGGCAAATTGCACTTTTGCACGGGCTTCGCCACGTTTGTCTTTATTGCTACTGTGGGCATCCAACCTGGCGGCGGTGGGGCCGGCTTCGTTGGTTCGGCTAGTTTGGACTGAGTCGACGAGAGCGGTGTGATCGTGAAGCCTTTGAACTGGCCGAACATGTTGTTGTTGTAACGCTCATCGGATTCTGCTTTAGGCAGCAGACTTGCACACGCTGGATCCTGACTCAGGCTAGAATCGATCGTTTCAATGTTACGAGACATGGGACTGGAACGATCGATCGTTTTGATTAACAATCCATTGTGGCCACGATCGGTCCTGAAATTTGAAGCAGAATTATAAGCAGAGGACTGGGGAACTTGCAAGCGCAATTAAGATACATAATTGCTAACGAATACACGTTGTTTCGTTGCAGAATTTAGCtaagaatttctttttcgcaTTTAGTAAATTAGAATAGTAAAACGTGTTGTTCTATTTGTGTGGATATTGGTACGAAGCGAACAATAtgtttgtcaaaatataaaaaaataaaattttgagatgctgattatttattacagtttAATTGCGTGAATAATTAACGCATGCATGTATTTGATATCATTTTGAGAACTAGCTGTGCGCaacaattcttttttaaatgaattcaCCGCAAATCCAAAGGCATGCACAGGCAAGAAAATAGCGCAggataatgttaattataaattaagatattaGTAGCAAGCATTggaaaagaaggaaatcgTTGATTATAAAGGAAGACTGAAAACACTTTGTACTGATACTAcgtttattcaataataagaTCGTACATTTCGTTTGTCTAAATATGAGTTTGTCTAGACACATCGGATATCTGGGTTTTATTAGGGCTGTAAATACGATCCGGATTTTTGAATATCCGGATATCCGAATAATtcgtttatcaaaatatcCGACTACTGAAGTTCGAATCCTTGAATTATCCGGATAATTCGGATCCAGATCCGGATCTTAGTTTCCGAATATTCGAATCTATCCGAATCTGCAAATAAATCCGGATCCCAACTACctacaatatgtaatatgcaattacatatttctttttaaagcaactaaatatatattatttttgcactaatagattaatttcattattctaAGCACAAAAGTATTAAAGTACAATTGTGAAAAACTAAATAGTTtatcagatattttatattttatgtcgaAATATGCCAGAATAAAGTGTAAAATATCTCGTAAACTATTTTCGAAAGTTccacattaatacttttatgtgcagaataattaaaggaatcatatattgtttataacgTTAGTTACTCCGTTAAAAAAATGGCGATGATGATATGAAGTTATGACCATATGAccttaaaaattcaatttttccaaaaattaattttagccCCCTTCAAGCActacaatttttatctaaaactttttttttaaattgcattgTTTACGAGATAATCTACTGTATCCAGATTTTTGGTCCACCATGTATAGAGCTATGGGCGCTGACACGCTGAAAACGTCATTATATCATTGTTGCTTATTACATGTCGAAGAAAGATAGAACGCTTTTAacgattatttttctgtttaatttattgtagatAGTCTGGATCCGGATTTATTTGCAGATTCGGATAGGTTCGAATATTCGGATACTAAGGTCCGGATCCGGATCCGAATTATCCGGATAGTTCAAGGATTCGAACTTCAGTAGtcggataaaaaatatctcggATAATCCGGATATTTTCAGCTGTAGTTTTTATATCCAAGGAATGagtaaagaattaaaatattctttattaattgGAGTTAAGTACTTCTTGTGATCTTTCGGTacgataatgaaaaataatgattaaaactgaccttttaacatttaatttagcTATATTATCAGTTTTCTTAAAATGCAAAGCTAGTAAGAAAAGAATCTTCATTCATGCTCATGCTCGCACAACATGACTCTCTGCAACATGCTCTACACGTTACAAACAATCTCTTATCAATAATCTCCGCGTAATATggcgcaatatgccaatttaacaaatattaaatttatgaaattatcgtataaaattttattgatcttAAAGTGAACAGTATTTTGTTCTGCAGAGTGTAACTCTTGTATAACGTTTGTGGTAGTCTTAACAGGTTAATCTGAAAATTGTGTagcagaaaaaaaaacagagctctatataaatatattaacaattacaatatttgtgttacaagaaatatttattgcaagcTTATTGTAATGTATTAATACTGTGCTGTTAAAAGTTACGCTTATTTGCAgaacttttgttttatttatgaaattaatataaaattagtaaattaGGTAGTATAAGTTTGTGTAGGAGCAACTGGAACAAAATACTGTTTATCTAATCATCACTCAACTTTAAGTGTTTACAATCAGTCAACGCATATTGtgccaaaaatatattaaaaaatatattgatgcTTAATTcaaaattctaaataaaagaCATATGTACCGATTACTACATGCGGAACCCTATACAGTTTGCTATACTTATCATATAAAAGAATCTGTTTTTAGCAGACTCAATCACACACAATAGACAATAAACATgacatttaacatattttgcaCATTCTTAGCTAGTAATCTCATTTTTTATCCAATTTgtgtgaaaaaatattaattttattttctaagaaTAGAATTGGAGCACATATTATTAAGACTATATATGTATCATCATGAGTTTGAATCACAGTAAGAATTATGTTAACATATTTTGGCATCATCcaaattgtacattttatttttatgttccaCCACCATTTTTTCGAGTCCCCATATACTATAATGCAAAAATCATAGCTCGTTATGCTATGATGTTTGCActatattcaataaaatcacTCATAAACATGatctattttgtatttaagcCTATTTAAGTAATATCATACttaaataaatcgataaattatatatgcttccttgatatttttctaaattatcaCGCTTTCCATATCGATAAAATCTACAAATTGTTTTGCAAATAATATGCTTTAATTGGAatggtattttttaatctaaCAAATCTAAGCAAAGAAATCGTCCAGATATCAGAAATTCTCTAAAAcacagattctacaaatttgCGAATATCATAATACACTATGCAGAGTCAAGTTAAATAAGTCAATAAAtccttataataatatgtgaaCTTATGCAAAGTATCTGCGTGCAATGAGACTCatacaaagaaataagaaatcgCTCAGATCTTTGGCTTTAGGTTTTGAGCGGGTGCCGGCGGGGGTGGCGGCTTCTTATTGTAAAATGGGGCAGGCGTCTTCGAACAATTAAGTAGCTCGTCTGACGTTTTCGGAGTAGCGTCAGATGTACTGGCTGGACTTTCATTCAAATGCTCGAATTTGAACTCGGTATTGAGTGTAAGTCCTTTAATGTTTCTAGGTGACTTTCTCTGAATTTGCTGAATACGTTCCGATATCTTCGAGCCTAATTCCAACCTAAGTGGTGTGACTTTCTTCGGTTGAAATTCAACGGTGGGTACCGAGAAAGTACTCGTGACATTATCTTGTGTCTGGGGATTCACGGTAGCATCTGACTTTCCGAATAACAACGATTTTCTATACTCGATACTGTTGCTACACTTAATAGCATCCGGATTGGTAGTGGATACCAGATCAGTCTTAGTTATTTGAAGCGATTCTTTGAGCGTGGCATTATCGCTGATCGTGAATACTTTATTGCTCGCGTTGTGTGACGCGTTCTTTTGCCTCGGCGCGATATAAGCGGAGATCGCTCTGAGGAATTTGCTACCGGCGGTGTAATGTGTTTTTGACGTAGGAACACCGAGTGATTTATTGGCATGCGGCTTGCGTTTCTCTTTAAAACAGTCGAGACTAGATACGTACGTAGACATCACATCCTTCTTCCAATGCTGTCCGGAATTCCTGATGTACCAAATTCCGAATAGTAACAGAGCTATCGCGGGTACCACTCCCAAGAAGATGACGTACAGCGCGGTTATAAAATCGTTCCTCGCTGAAAGCACACGAAATGTTTGCCGTATTAGACAATTGATATCTAAAATAGATACATAAAGTAGAGTAACAGTCGTTGGCATATTTATGGTTTTTCTATCTTTCgccttttattaaattagctATTTTCATCTCAAAAATAACCAGACGCACTTTGAAGTTTAGAATGACAATTttctaacaaaatatatttgtatttataaaaaatagtatctcttttataataataacaacaaaatTTAGAATACTTTTTCAGaagatattgttttatttatgaaaacatttatatatttttgtagaaaaagAGTATACAAATTTAACATTCCGCTTTGAAGAAAACAAGATACATTTACCATggaagtatttttataaaaattgctcTTTGTTCATAAACAAAAATTTGTAGCGTTATtttacaacccaatatttttaGGAATAAAGAAACTACTTGgaatattgattaaattcttatataatatgatacagATCATACGCAAATATATAAGGTATTTACCGTTTGGATCTTCAGCTGGGCCACTGTCATTGGAACCTCCCATTCCAGGCTGAATGCAGTCTGGTGGACGGAAGCCGGGGTTACAATGGCAGTGACCAAGACTGTTGCACACTCCATTACCATTGCAATCATTCGGGCAAGCCTTATTACCATACATGGATGCTCTCAAGTCAGCCACTGAAGTGCACTTCTGTTTCACACACATCTAaacaatataagaaagaaaaattaggcTTACTTGAACTTGTTTGCACATAGATATTGCATTTACCTTCCCAGGTGCGCACTTGGCGCCGTCCGGTGCAAGTCCGGGATCGGCTTGGCTCAGTCCGAGATCGACTATGGCCGAACGGCACGGTATTATTTTCCCGCCGTTATTGATGAAGGAGTGACTGAGAGTCGCGACGGATTCCATGCCGAATTCCAATCGTTCGTTCAGATGTTTGCAATGGAGCATGCCGCAGAGAACATTTCTGTAAATATATCCAACCTACATCAAAATCCAACTTCCTCCAgtatcattttctttctttcgtgtcTCATAATTAACTTACTGATCGTTACACTTGATGAAGCTCGACTCGACGCGATTGTAACCGCAGTTACCGTTTTTCGTGCCTCTGTTATTCATTTCGTAACACTGTGCGTCGGAGGACGAGCCCGTAGGGCCCCACAGTAACTTGCACTGATCGTCATGAGTCCTGCACGAGCCCTTATAGCAAAAGGCTTTGCCCACGTTGCAACTCTCGCCGTCTATCTTGAAGACATCCTGCGGACAGTACTCGCTCTGGCCGGTGCAGTATTCTGGAAGATCGCACTCGTGCTCGGCGCTCCTGCACTCCGTGCCGGCGTTCTTTGGTCGACAGGTCTTCAGGTCGCAGCACTCGCCGGTGGCGCAGCTCGCGTTGCTGTGCAGCATACAGGTGATTGCGTCGCAACACGGATTGTCGCAATTATCCCGCAGACCACAGTCGCACTGCTCGCCCGGTTCGACGAACCCGTTGCCACATACTGGACTGTCGAAGAGCCTATCCGGCTTGTTTCTCAGGCAATAGTCCATACCGTGCTCAAAGGCCAGAGCCAAGTGCTCTAAGGAGCACGTAGACCAGTGCGTTGGCCCGGAGGGTCCGCTGGACGATGCCATTATGCATCTGCAATTAAGAACAATGTATTAGTGCGATATGCAATTGGACATTAGTAGAATAATTAGCAGAAAGTAATTGAAATGGAAACCGTATGGAAATTTTTAAGTTTACATTCTCTGAATCGTTAATTTTCTGAAttagtaaaaatatacaaaaaatctCAGATGGAAAtgctaaattaaaataaaatatttcgacgGTGAATCGAATATCGAAAAGCGATAAAAATGGGAAACTAGGACGCACTTCTCTTCGGGACACTCGCAGTCTGGTCCGTCGTGCTCCATACCAAAATTGTGGCCCATCTCGTGCGCGACGGTGGCCGCGACCAAACTGACGATGTTTGAGTGATCCATCGAGACGCCGCCGGAGAACTCGTAAGTGCATATCGGTCCCTTGAGAGCCTTGCCAACTACTCCGCCATCGAAAGTGATTCGGCTGCGTTATCGAAAACAAATAATTGGAAATATTAGGATCACTGTGTCAACAGCGTATTGTTCGTAGACGCAACTCGCGTTTACACACTCACGTTAGCAGCTGGGCATTATCATTCGGCATGTCCTGCACCAGTTTCTCTCTACGGTAGCGCAGAAAATTGGACAGAGTGGTGTCGCCGTTTGACGACAGTGTTATCTCATCCACCTCGGTCCATACCTGCACGCCGACCAGCGCGATGAATATGTTCAACGGCATATACAGCTGCGAACACATGAATACGTTTCGTCTCGTATTTTACGGAGATTTCATGGTAGCGCGATACGTGATAAGGTCGAGTTTGcgctaattaatttctctgtcCTTCCTATGTCCTTGGAGAGAACGTAGGAATATATGTACAGGGTGTTGCGTACGCTTTCTCTCAGTTACGAATATCAGAGGTCAGAGTGAGGCTCTATCATTGTCATTGCTGGTAAATTGAAAGGAAGTGGAAGGACGTGGTACACTGAGTTTCGAGAAAACTAGTTAACGGGATTTAACTTTCACGTAACATCAAGTGGATTTTACTTTGGGAAGTTAGCTTGAAGTTCAATTACCCAACAATTTAACTTTTAAAACAAGAATAacgatatttgaaaaattcatcaGGAAAATATATGGATAATAAGCCGATTCTTGGACTGTATTCAAATATAACGAGTTAAATACAATGTATCTAAGAGGGGGatataaaattagattatatgtaactattttaataaggatttatttaaattcttcCTTAAAGCTTCTTCTTTCTGGAAAAGGGAGCTTtggatatttatgaaaatatatttctgtgcACTTTAATTTTATGCATATCCGATTAACccaaataatgtaaaattcgCAGAATTTAGACACAAATTCAGAAACGTTTCAATGAATTTGAGGGAAGGAAACCGCAAATGTTTAAAGTGAACAACTGGATAATGTGATTGGTGAATTAGCGCTGCGCGCTTTAAATCATTCTCATTCGACTTGAGGTCGACAGAAATTACACGtccaattaaattaagatgGCGACGTTACTCACAGCGTTGATAATGTTTGCGATGTCCTTACAATGATGAAACACCGTCTCCAGATCCTCGTCGAGCGaaataaattcctttttatCGATCACAAGTACCAGCTCGACGTAACGCGATTGTCTGTTTGCGTTGTACGGCCCACGAATAGTTTCAGACGCTCTTTTGtgctaaaaaaagaaaataacgacGTGACGttaatcaaaaaatatatccaGCTCTTACTAAACTTTTCTCATtacaaattgaatattttattgcaaaagcGCGAGTTGACGGTTAAAATATACGAAATAATCAGAGCAACAAagctatttttaaattgattttcaattttctttcaaaGTTCGATTTTTTAGAAACTTTGTATGTCCATAATGTTAAACAATCtgcgaattattaaaaattctgtttCGCCGAGTCCAGAGCAATCCTAAGTTGAATCGCATTAGTTCACCGTATCACCCTGCGTGAGAAGTATTCATCTCACGATTCCTCCGACAAAGAGGAGGAAGCAACGGGAGGGAAAGGGCAGGCGTGTGCGACAAGTCATCAAAGATACTGTGAGACCCCCCCCCCCTTGCGATTACGTTCTTTGAAGTCGTACAATTTGCCGGAGAAATGGTTTGCgcgaaattctttttttccttctcttctcttgcGCCGCTCTTGTGTACGTACCCTGGAGAGCCTTTTAATCTGCCGATGATCATGAGGGAGGACGTGGTGAGGCGGTATGCCTTCGTAACCTGCAACCAAGGAAAAACGTCAAACACGCGACATCCTGCTGTCGGATGGCTGGATTC
This genomic interval carries:
- the LOC105281751 gene encoding uncharacterized protein LOC105281751 translates to MARGDSRRADPRRLVAVARGATMRCRLVLVALSVLLLAIVVPAAHAESQGPSPEFSRHTLVKPRVYHGRTKRQISSTKENDIEHADVLQVGFNVDGVERVLDLRLNTDLIPIGYQQRYQERGTYKVHTPSKVELCHYQGSVRDVPGSWVALSTCRGLRGVIFDGENLHHIHPEDASLDSAHYLYKQSDLIADNKTCGYEGIPPHHVLPHDHRQIKRLSRHKRASETIRGPYNANRQSRYVELVLVIDKKEFISLDEDLETVFHHCKDIANIINALYMPLNIFIALVGVQVWTEVDEITLSSNGDTTLSNFLRYRREKLVQDMPNDNAQLLTRITFDGGVVGKALKGPICTYEFSGGVSMDHSNIVSLVAATVAHEMGHNFGMEHDGPDCECPEEKCIMASSSGPSGPTHWSTCSLEHLALAFEHGMDYCLRNKPDRLFDSPVCGNGFVEPGEQCDCGLRDNCDNPCCDAITCMLHSNASCATGECCDLKTCRPKNAGTECRSAEHECDLPEYCTGQSEYCPQDVFKIDGESCNVGKAFCYKGSCRTHDDQCKLLWGPTGSSSDAQCYEMNNRGTKNGNCGYNRVESSFIKCNDQNVLCGMLHCKHLNERLEFGMESVATLSHSFINNGGKIIPCRSAIVDLGLSQADPGLAPDGAKCAPGKMCVKQKCTSVADLRASMYGNKACPNDCNGNGVCNSLGHCHCNPGFRPPDCIQPGMGGSNDSGPAEDPNARNDFITALYVIFLGVVPAIALLLFGIWYIRNSGQHWKKDVMSTTDRGHNGLLIKTIDRSSPMSRNIETIDSSLSQDPACASLLPKAESDERYNNNMFGQFKGFTITPLSSTQSKLAEPTKPAPPPPGWMPTVAIKTNVAKPVQKCNLPQRSGLLNSSINDTNSAAPMLPPLNPGSTARPLISSPVLAATTCTSVELVAKVPTRPAPDVPTRPAPAPPILSAPVRPQRPNSTPLTNVILPEPEKKVEKGSSTLNRIASMLRPGSGIMRSNSQSSHDKNTNSLPRSQHHKANKVIDKEILRNLEISNPIPQTQIEIATPVIPVISAAEIDKKNVVLRAQSMRDSKITPRPVINTFGSMRQTTTPVKRPTSIPASTRPTSPPPGPPNTAQTEKATDSAIKIPGLPGYQNPPVKTAQKLIENTYDDCMNLITESSLTKITEESPTNDNIYAVIEEPVPEKNRKNMNEMEVTLADNGYKQPKRVDATATGTTNGLESMGLLSEIVSEISNRNFDSIYSTSTLSRKKKKENEEKVSKISENMGSNGSFGGYMNSSHYKTPGSVYSNSISGKFNSSSSTTSSGYLHPSAINIPQVQRKEPDKDIDNSNELLDKGKLNTLKSNNPNINDELSKELGMKPAESPVGYKPFALTKTTRPSHLIHIKKDDQIDNKASVKPPLNRTKTPPSISKSPVPKEEGSVKFTRQSSDNTLKSSKIADANPTTVKQSSDTRQTQLSASRSNSDLDKEETRTTGSVKNVPSSPKNNPGKFNSPDLVSSCSNSNQAGTKSPDVVGSNPKFSLPLKTVQKTPTLPKSGQKTPTTPLKPSNTPLNITSKAASLSERKKSPTGNTSAAKSLSPLAKDPTGGSKTSHLTSKVSAKTDIKNGADAGGGTKTSPLHRAASGKSNVASLQQKFEANKNNSSVARTISNVNKKPVARTEVSGGGGGGVRK